The genomic DNA GCTTCTCTAAGAGTGCCAGGTCGCTAAGACGGTCCTAATCTAGCTTAGGGTACTCTCCTCATGAGGTGGACTACCATTTCAGTTGGGGTGaattcttctgcttcttctagTTGAGTCAAGCATTGACTGGCCTGCCCAAGGGCAATCGTTGGAGTAAAGCTCAAACGTTATAATCGGTCTATAGAATCCGGTAAGTCCAGTTGATAGACATGCTTCAGAGGGCGAATGAGTTTACGTGCCAAAGCGGTTGGAGGAATTTTGACAACTTCAATCTGTTGCTAAGGATGGCGGGTCTAGGGTAAAAGTCCAGTCACACCCTACAGGGTTGAGGGAGAGGTCTCAACTTCACTAAACTGGAGGGGAGGTAGGTTCCACTCATGCCCGTGGCGGGTTGAGGCGGTTGAAGCTTTCACCAAGAAGAAGATCTACCTCAATAGTGCCTTCACTGGACTGTAATGTCCTCGCCCCTCAACAGGAGTAGAAGCCTCCAATGTGACAATCGCCTATAGTTGTTGACCAGGACCGCCTCTTGAGGTCCCTAGTTCTCGAATCTGCCTATCTCCTTCTTATGATCCGCCTATCTAGAATAGGGTTACTGAGCCAATAGGGTATGTTGTGCATCCCGCATATATAAAGTTGCGCATCCCGCCTATATCGAAATAGGGTTAGTCCACTAAGAGGGTATGGTATACCGGTAAAGGGCAAGGTGTATCGGTAAAGCTAAGCACTGGCAAGGGAAAGTAGATATGGTCTATGGGTCAGGCATACCTAGTAAGCTGAGAGGATACTATAGGAGGTGGCTATCCGGCCAAAGGCGTCCTTCAAACACTAATCCAAAGATAGTTATCCGAGCTCTAATTAGAATGGCACGGGCGTAAGAGCGGGCCACCCCGAATCAGGGGAATAGTATCATACTAGGGGTTCAGAATCTCTCGAATTGACCAGGTTGTTACTATGTCAATAATCTAGTTTCGGGGCAAATGAAAGCTCTCATATTCCATTTGGCGGGATGAGAAGGAGATAACAAGCTATAATTAGAACCTCCTCCAaccgaagaagaagagggaagtgCAAATACCGCCTTCCGGTCGATCCCCGGTTAATACGTTCATATCAACCAACTGTCGAGCCCTACTTATGGACCCTTCTGCTCCGAGAGGCGCCAACCGGCCCCCACATGAATGAGGGGGATCAATCGGCGTCCCCAAACCACTTCCATCAGCAATTCGATCATTATTGGTTGGGGGTGAAGCTATCTATCTGTCCAATCTAGCTGTTATGGATCCAATACCGGTTTTTAGCTGGACGCAACTAGCCGTGTCCAATAAAAGCACCTGGGGATGGATTCGATTAGCAAATAGACAAGTCATTCAACCCCTAGCGCCAAACTCGATTCGATATTGATTTGATGCTTTCGATTCCAAATCGTAGGCCTGGATGCATGTGAGTCATCTCTCTAGGGAGCAAATACTAAAGCTCTTGTAGACGAACGAACAAAAAGGGGCCCTTTATGAAATACAGAAGGAATGTCAGGTGGAACCCTCTCATTAGCAGTCGAAAAGGGGCCATATCTCCTACGAGTCATAAGAAGCCTTCTCCATCTGGTGTATACGTCACGACCTTCACACCCGGATGATCATCCAGAAAGAGAATCTCTTTTCTTGGGGATGTCTCTCCAGCTGGATCTATTGAACCGGATCAGCATCGAAGCGGTTTCCATGTGAACCTTCACCTCCGAATGGAAATGGATCCTATTATTCGAGGAGAAGGAGAGCTAGATCTTACAAACGTCATAGCCTATGCCATGGGGATCTTTATTTCTTGAATGGGGCGATATCTggatttctttctccatctgcATCTCCTCCGTCTGGATCTTCTCTATCCGAATTTGGTGAACCGGATCGATGCCAAGCACGACCAACCATGGAGAAGAGGCATCAAAAGTGGGAAAAGGGGATTCACCTGAAGATGAGAGATCCTCAGATAGGGATAATATCTTTTGATCACGCCCATCCGTGTAAGATGCTATTGATGCTGCACACACACACTACTTATTTGTTGAAGCTGAACCACACTACTCGTCGTTCTGTGGGGAACATTTTCTTGGAATGAGTCCCTATAGGCCGGTAAGAGCGCTTCTACTTCTAAATAGATAGGCTGGGGATGGAAGTTTTCATTTCTTAATAGACCGGGATCAGAAGTTTCATCTTTATGGCCTAGTGCCTCTATCGAGAGCTATTTCTCCAAGTGCTCCGGATAGAGGGTTCCTGGGGGAAGTTGTGGATCCCTACTGTTCGGAGATAGAACCTGAAATGATAGTAAGGTTCCAGATCCAGATCTAAGGGGACTCTATTCTAGAACATATTGCCTAGTCGGATGATGAGTCGAAACAGAATCTTCTCCATCTGCATAGCCTTCTATACCCGCCTATCCTCCTATACCTGCATATCCTTTTTCATCTGGATCCGTTACTCGATCCCCACCTTTAGTTCGGGTAAGCTCATGATAGACCGATAGAAGTGATCGAATGACTGGAGAAGAAGTTCGCCAACTGGACTCATATCGCGTTGTGCCAAATGCTTGGCTTGGATCAATATCGAAGGGGTTGGTAGAACCTCCACATGTCTAAGGTGTTCCAACTGGCCTAGTTGGAGAAGTAGTAGATCAATCGGGGTTGGAGAATTCCGTGGGGGTGGAACGTGCCATGCCCCATAAGAGTCAAACCCAGATACAGGTTCCAGCAGATCTAGCGGGTCTAAGCTTGGACTTGTTTCATTCGTGCTTCTTCCACTTCCAAGGAATGGTTTAATAGGAGCCTCTAGCGGGTCTAGGAGTCCAACCGAGCTATTTCTTGTGTCTCCAGGGTAAGCCGTGGATAGGAATCCAACTGATCCGATTAACGCAAAGAGAACAGGTTTTGTTTGTTCTCCACCCTACTCCAGGGGAGGTGAAGAAAGGAAATCATCGAGATCTATTGGATCAAGCTCTATTGGGTCGAATGGAGACTCTTCTCATTTATTCCTTTCAATAAACTAGTCCCTAATGAAGAGAAGCAGGTCAATCCATCTTATTCTTTCTAGCTACTATTCATTGGAGGGTCTTCTATCTCCACATTCCGGTGGATAAAAGCTTTTCTTGCTAGGGTTAGTGATAGAAGGTTGAAACCTATCCTACCCAGAAAGAGATGTGCGCCAGCTACCCCAATTGGGAGAAGCGGATCATCAGGAGTAACATATTCAACGGAGGCGGAACCTTCGGATTATGGGTCGAAAAGGGGTCCTATGATTCGATCAATGGAAAATGGGGGGGTAGGATGCACACCCATGAATCTGTCGAAGTTGACCCACAATCTATAACGTAATCGGGAGAGTCATACTCATACGCCGGGATATTTGTTTAATCCGAATCAGCTCTGAAGCCTTCTCCACGAGGATCTGGATTTGCTGAATTTGAATCAGCTTGCCCTTCCATGACTGGAAAGTAATATCCTTACTTATCGATGGGATAAAGAGTCAGTTCGGAATGGATAATCGAATTAGCTCGCTCTTCTACTCACTCTTCTATAGGTAGCCTTCCCTTCCTTCAGTCGATCAGTCAGTCTAGCCAATAAAGTAAAACGAACtagaatttctttcttttttgtagtCCGGTAAGGTAGTAGGTCAATCCTTCCTGTCCAGTAACTAAAAAAAGAACTAGCCTTCTGGTTATTCCCTGTGGTCAATCAGTCCAGTCAAGAGAGAGACCCGACCCTTCCCTTTGCCTTTTTTCTTGTCGGTAAGTCTAGCCAATCCTGTAACTCAAACGAGAGTATAAGTGAGCTATCCTAACAGAGCTTCAAATAAGAATAAGATGTTGAGTTCAGGATCCCCCTTGcctaagagagaaaagaatctAAAGAAAGTGGCATTTCATATTGTTATAGAACTCTAAAGGAATAGGTGAAAGAACTCTTACAGCCGCAGCGAGCACCCGTCTTCCTGAGACGGAGCGAGCTAAGGCAACCTCAAATGCAAGTCAACAGGGATAATCAGTCCTGTTTCCCAAAATAGAATACCCGACTTACCTTCTTCTGTAGGTCGTACTAGGATTAGGATCGTTAGGAAGTCAAGACTAAGGGAATGAAGAAATGGTTGATCTATTTAAGAGAGTAGTGGAACAAGTTTTTTTGAGCGTAGGTCGCtaacaaaggaaataacaaGATACTAGTGAAGGGAAAAGTTCCGTTCTATAAAGAgtcaaaaaaaaaggaaggttaGAGAAGCCTTCGCCCCAAGCTCTTTCACTCTAACAAGAATAGACTAGACTCTACTAGAAGTGATAAGACTAGCCTGTCTTTGCCTTCCCTTGTTGTTTAGGACGGTAAGTCTGTCTGTTAGGTAGGTTAGTTATAGATGCCTTCCTTCCCTGAAGTGGGTAAGTCACTCTAACGCTAATGAGACTAGAAAACaatacttcctttctttctttaaagaCTTGACTCGACTAGACTAGACTAGACAACATTGGACTTGAAAGAGGGCTTCTCTTTTGAGAGTGGGAAACCCCAGGCCTCAAGCCGGTGCGGAAGGTAAAAGAAAAGCGGGCCCGACAGTTAGGTAGCCGATAGATTTAGTGAAAAGGTTCAGTGTCCTCTAGGGGAAGCTTTTTTGTCCAATTAAGGTAAGGTGACTGAAGATTCCGGTACACCTGTTGAGTTCACCCGTTGCTTGTTGCTTCTCGTTGATCAGTTCGCCTCCGCCTACTGCAAGGTGAGTTCGATAAGATTAAGCGGTACCTGATGAACCCACCAGTACTGGTCCCATCAACGCCGGGAAGGCCCCTGTTGTTATATTCCCGGCTTTGGTTGCTTTCCCCTAAAGGCAAGTGCGTAGGCTTCTTGCTCGTTAGCGATCCGTTTGATCCCCACTAATTAGGCGGACGACAGGACCCATAGTTCAGGTAGCGAAGTTCATCTCGATCTGGGTAAGGCTCTTATTTTCTCGTTTAGTTTAGCTTCCCTCTTGTGGGTAAGTAATTAATCAACAGAAGGTAAGAGGAAGGGCCATTTATGAAACAATTCCTTAAGAATTCATGAAAGCgtaagaaatggaattgaatttCCGATGAGTTGGGTGAGGGAGAGCCTCAACGTCAAGCTTTGACCCTGCCGTGGATCAGCTATATCAAGAAATTACTAACGCGGTGGAGCTTATAGCTATcccatttagaaaaataaaatggctgGAACAGCAACAGCTATTGACATTCATCATAGATAAGCAAGTTTTCAATAAGTACGTTTAGTCTCAATAAGGCTAGTCTACGGCAATGAAGCTTCTCTAATGTTGATTCTGAATCTGGCTAAATCATGCTTGGTTCGAAGTCCTCCAGACAGAAAGAGACTCCTTCGGCTATCTTATAAGTGAGTATGGCATTCGGTCACGGTACAAGCAACAGAAGGTAAGAGGAAGGCTGAGCTATAAGTAAGCAGCTACTCCATGGTGGATCAGGACGAGAATGAATCCGGGAATCAAGGGCGAGTGAGAGCTAGAGACCTCCCTTTAAATGAAGTCCATTCGGCCCCATCTTGATTCATCCAAAACTGGGGACTAAAGACTACACCCCCGGGGGAACAGAGGGGAcaactcttcttctctcccttaGGGTGGGTGGCTTTCTTTCACTTCAACTAGGGGACAGGCACCGGGGTTTATTAGTAATCGACCATTTTTACTTCCTTAGAGGAGAAGCCAATGAATTGTGTGATTTGACTGTTCTCGGTAAAGTGGTTAAACAGCTAGTGGCGTGTACCAAAGGTTATCTTGTGCGTCTGTTCGCAGGAGATGAAAAAGGCTTTGATTGTGTAATAGCTTCGTGCTTAGGTCCCTACTTCATTTTGTTTGATAAATGAAAATAGTGTCCATTGATACCAACTAGTTATAGAGTGACCGTTTACACACCTTCTCGGGCCAGTGTAGTGGATCTTTCCCATTATGACAGTGAAACGATCAAAAGATGCCGATTAGAAAGGCAAGGCCGAAGCTTGACTAATGAGGGCTAGTCTTGCTTCTCCAGCTCCACCAGAGCATTTCAAAAGAGCGCTCGGGAATAAAGCCTAATCAAAGCGGGCAAAGAGAAAGATCGTGTAACTTGACAGGTGCAGCCACGACGGCTTGTTCCTCAACCGCAGTAgctcttgttcttcttccttctcagaGGTCGATTCAGCAGCTTCAGTGACCTCCATGGTTAGTCTTTGTATTGCAGGTTCTAATCCTGAGATGGATTCTTGTGGGCCAGCCTCCGGAGGGATAGCTTCGCTCCTGGGTTCCAGGGATGGCTCCATCTCGGTTGTGGATCTAATCAGCTCCATCAGACCGCCTGCCTCCACAGTGAAGCTTCCGGCCACTGCTTCCACAGCAGGACAGGAGTAGAAGTGAGTGCTTCAGGTGGAGTTGCTTCGACGCTCTCAACCTGGTTTGGATCGTTTGACTATGGCTCCGCGTTCTTGACAATCATAAGCTCGATCACGAGGGTCCAAATCAGGGTCTCCATCTCGCCTTATTAAATAAGTCCGGGCAAATCTACATTTTCAGAAGTGTTAGGTATAGCTCAGGAGATGGGATTGGATCCGGAATTAGAATTGGCTCTGCATCATCTGGAACTAAATAAGCTTCGGGGTCTTGATTGAAATTAGAATCTGCATATGGAATTAGAACCGGGCTACCCCATGATCGTGATTGGATCAGAATTAGGTTGTGATAAACCACGCCTTATGACGAAAGGGGAGCATTACGTCCGATCAAGACACCAGTCTGCCCTCTAATCTAATGGAGGGTGCTATGGAAGAAATTAGGCACTGAACTGAGGTTTAGCAGTGCAACTCACTCAGGACGGCCAGACTCCAGTCGTCGGTTTACTGGAAGACTTGCTGAGGAGCTTAGTGCAAGGGAGACCGAGCAAGTGGGAATAAGTTCTTCCAACTGCAGAGTTTTCCTATAAAAACGATGTGAATCGGCCTATGTTAAGTAAGGGGGGAAGTCACCATTCGAAGTGGTGTATGGTAAGAGGACTAAGAATAAGGGGGAAGCGCAGCGATCAAAGCTTTGGTTTAGGGCCCACCTAGGTTTGGTTTAAACGAAAGAAGAGATCTTTCTAGCGATTCAGTTACTAGAGGGTTCCAAACCTAGCCTTCCAATATGAGAGCGAGACAAGCAAGCACGAAAATAAAAGCTTCTATAATATAAATACGGATACGCCCAATACATCGAAACTCATTGCCCATGGATAAAGACCGTTTCGAcatcaaaaacaacaaaaactaaAGCAGTAATAGCGGATTCGGAATTGTAACCAAGCATCCCCATTGGTTCTATACCCGATTCATAACTAGAGCATGCAGCCGATAATGGAGACAGATATATAGAAAGTGTGCAGTGATGGATCTTTATAGGTAGCCAGTCTTTACAACACTCGGCCCAAGCGAGAACCAAGCAAGTCCATAAGCGAAGAAGCAAGTCCTGAGCgctagctgatctacgaccaccgtTGCTTGTTCGCGGAAGGACTTGCTTCTTTCTGGCGCGCGTCAGCGCTTATGGAGCAAGAAAACTACTGCGCTAACGCGCCGCGCTagcagcaatcaaactactgcgCGTGCTAACGCGCCCCATGCAACCAAGCAACGGCTGAGctagctgatcgtagagcaccgtTGCCTTGACTCTGTTAGGGGcgaagtagtttgattgctggATGCGCTACCGCGCTTTACTTACTCTAAAGGGCGCGCTAGCCGTTGCTTGGTTCTGGCGCGCTAGCGCTCAGGACTTTCTTCTTCGCTGAGGGAGTGGATTCTTTGCTCCCATGCCTTTCTTGGTCGGACCAACCCAACCGGCGATTTCCGACAAGTCTTTCTGAATTTTTAGAGCATGAAGCGGAACTACAGGGATTAAATAAAAAGTGTTTCTTACGATTACGCCCAACAGCCCACTTGAGCAATTTGCCATTCTCCCATTGATTCCTATGAATATAGGAAACTTGTATTTCTCATTCACAAATCCATCTTTGTCTATGCTGCTAACTCTCAGTTTGGTCCTACTTCTGGTTCATTTTGTTACTAAAAACGGAGGGGGAAACTCAGTACCAAATGCTTGGCAATCCTTGGTAGAGCTTATTCATGATTTCGTGCCGAACCCGGTAAACGAACAAATAGGTGGTCTTTCCGGAAATGTTAAACAAAAGTTTTCCCCTCGCATCTCGGTCACTTTTACTTTTTCGTTATTTCGTAATCCCCAGGGTATGATACCTTATAGCTTCACAGTTACAAGTCATTTTCTCATTACTTTGGGTCTCTCATTTCCGATTTTTATTGGCATTACTATTGTGGGATTTCAAAGAAATGGGCTTCATTTTTTAAGCTTCTCATTACCCGCAGGAGTCCCACTGCCGTTAGCACCTTTTTTAGTACTCCTTGAGCTAATCCCTCATTGTTTTCGCGCATTAAGCTCAGGAATACGTTTATTTGCTAATATGATGGCCGGTCATAGTTCAGTAAAGATTTTAAGTGGGTCCGCTTGGACTATGCTATGTATGAatgatattttatatttcataggAGATCCTGGTCCTTTATTTATAGTTCTTGCATTAACCGGTCCGGAATTAGGTGTAGCTATATCACAAGCTCATGTTTCTACGATCTCAATCTGTATTTACTTGAATGATGCTACAAATCTCCATCAAAGTGGTTAAAAATTTATAATTGAACAAAAAGCgagggtggtctacgatcacCGGGTGAGCGATTTTATATCAAATCAATAAAGGCTTTCCTTTGTTTGATTGCTCGTTAGCGCTTTAGTTTGATTGCAGGAGCGAAAAAGGGCAAGGCATCACAATGACACCTGCGCCCTCAACAGCCCACTTAATGACTCTCATCTTGTCTTTCAGTTCGTCCAGCCGTCTTCTAGCTTCGACCAAAACCTTCTCAGGGTCCGCCTGAGGCGGCCTGGCCTCTTTTGCTAATTGGTCTGCTTCTTTATTGAGCTTTCGCGGGAGGACCCTTAAGATAGCGCCCTTCTGTTTCGATTCCTTTTTGGGAGATCTTCGGATGTCTTTTTGATTAGATTGAGGAGCCTTCTTTCTGCCCTGCCGTGTATCCTGTGTCATCCAATGGAGTTCCTTATTCATGCGGACTCTTTCAATCAATACCAATGGGAAGAGTCACAAGGGAATAAGAGAAAGAGGAGGGAAACAGCCAGAGTAACACCTTCATTGCGTTTCCCTACGGCtgacaagtggtatcagagccaaaggtTAGGCCAAGCCATGGCTAGTGGGAAGAACCCGTAGGCTAGTGCCGTCGAAGAGGCTCGACGGGAGCGGACTCGTGATCGTGTGGATCGCCTTGTTACACAACTGAAGGGACAGATTTCGAGCGGCTTCTCTGGAGAAAGATAGGCTGGTCAGGCGGACCATGATGGAAGGCCAAGGACAGGGGGTCGTGGAAGTGTTTCGAGCCCAAATGGGTGGCCTGACGGACGAGGTCACCATACTAAAGAAGGCCGTAAGCAGTGGCTCGACGGAGATGGTTCGAATCAAGCGAAACCAAAGGCATTCGTTGGCACCCGAGATGCTAAGGCGTTAGAGAACAATGGGATATGGAGCGGCTTGTCGGACAACGTCCGAGGAGACGTCGGTGAATACGGCTGCCATGTATCTTGATGGTTCAGCCAAGTTCTGGTGGCGGACCAAAAGACGTAAAGAACGCGGAGCGTGAAGTGCAATTAGATCAATTTGGGGGACGAGTTTCAGGCAGAATTGAGGGTTCCTGCCCGGTTGTGGTCCGCCATGTTGATGAGCCTGAAGCAAACAGGCCCCATACGCGAGTATGTGAAGGCCATCTCTTTCGTAGTTCTCCCTGGACATTTTGGATATGACGGAAGAGGACCGGCTCTTCGATTTCATGAAGGGGCTCCAACCAGCGCCAAAATGTCCCTTTACTTACTAGATAGGGGGGGGGGCGGCACAGGCAGCTAGCCTGCGTCATTGAAAGTACTTAGCCAGGGGGAGTCGAGACCAGGCCAAGGGCAAGGGCCTAAAGTCTCGAAAAGGCAAGGACTCCAAGAAGAAGCCAAGCCTAAGGCCAAGAACAGCGAGCTCAAGATCAGGAGCCAAAGCGGACCGATAAGAAAGAAGGAAGGCTTCATCTGCTCCAAGGCAGAGCGACTGccctaaaataaaaatggaaacagTGAGTTTCTTCCGGATTAACGGATCGTCCAACTGGAAATGATAACAGAATGCATAGGTCATTAGAAGGAGTTCCAATAAGCGGATTATTATGGTATACCACCTTACTTATTTCCTCTATGAGGGAGAAACACAATTGAAGAAGCCAAAAAACGTGAGCGCCTAGCGCGATACGGCTTTTTGGCCGTATCTTGCTGGGCAAAACGACAATGTTTGTTAGCCAAGGAAAATGACTCGTGGTAAAGACAAGATAGACTTTGACCATttaggaatctttttttttttgcttaagcgGCTTTCAAATCTTACCTTTAGCAACGGCAGGAGTCTATCGTAGTGCAATACCTTTAACAGCCCTTAAAGTGTGCGAGTGGCCTCCGAAGGACTAATACTAATAAGGTAGTGAGATTGAAAGGTCCGAAGGACTAAACTTCACCCAGTACGCAACTCGGTTTTCCGCCTGAACGATCCTAGCGTacggaaaaaaaagaagttcattAGTCCTTGTAGTCAGAAAGAAGAAAGCCAAACAAGCCGTTTCACCCCTGACTATAAAGCTTCTTTCTTGCGAGGAAGCCCTCCGTTACACTAGCCTTAAGCTAATGACAGACATAAGAAAGCATTAGTCCAGGCCtagaaagaagggaaggattaGTAATAACAGAAAAGTCGTAAAGCCACGGTGTTCTCCTGTCGTCAATCTTCTTAGTCGTTGTCTCCACTAGCTGTAGGGCGAAGAAAGGCATTCAGCTAAGAGCAGCAGCAACTAGAGCATCCCGTCTGAAGGCCGAGGGCAGGAAAGCAAGGCAAGTCTGAAGGCAGAAGCTTTAAGAGATAGGGGAGGAACGGTATTAGCTGTTTCTGTTATTAGTGCCTTAGCGGGTGTTTCCCCTTTAAGAGGAAGCGAGAAAGCTTCAAAAGGCTAGTCCGAAAGAGCTAACTAAGGCCAGGTTAAGGTGGAGCCAGAACAGGTGGATTGGCCAGATAAGCTTTTATCTTCTCGAAGTTGAATCTACGGTCGGGCTACTACCAAGTGCGTATCGCGGAAGGAGACGAGCCAAAGACGACCTGTGTGACAAGCAAGCTACGCACCTTCTTGTACTTCCAGCCAAGTAAGGATTGGAACTGTTCAGCTAAAGCAAAGTAAGGTATTGTGGCTGTTGAGTTAGAGCTAGTAGCTAGGGAGCTAAAGCGAAACTGGAGCATCTGATTAGGCAGCGAGCTTGACTGAAACAAACAGGTAACCCAGTAATCTAATCCTCTAAATTTGTACCCTTAGCTTCAAGCTTCTAACACCCTTTGGAACTTGCAGCTAAGTAAAGGAGCTGTAGCTTTGCTGTTCTGAGTTAGAGCTCAAAGGCCGCTATTCCTGATCGCAGGAAGGAGTACGGCCTTTACTTATCTGAGTAAACTAGCTACTCCAGCTAACCCTAACAAGCCAGCTAGTGTCGCTTTCCACAGCAAAAGAGAGAAAGTCGCAGCCCCCGCAGTAAGATATGGCATTATGATATTTTACTCGTGGTTCAAACTTGAACTGTACTTAAAGGGCAGGCTAGTGAAAGCTAAGTAGCGCAGTAGCTGATGTGGAAGTAGCAGCTCGTGAGGTCAGCTAAGTCTTCTGGCAGCTAGGTAAGCCCGCGGAACTAAGGCTCGAAAGCAAAACCAGAAGCGAAGCGAACGGGCGGTAGCTACTTGCTTGTTAGAGGTAGCTTGCTTTGTTAGAAGGATACACAGTAGGCTAAGCGAAGCAACTAGTTTACTTACGGTTTTGATTTCCCTGCCTACGAACTACTACTGTGACTTGAACTCCTAGCTTGCTGGCTAATTCATGAATTAAGGTTGTTTACTTACGGGTGCTAGTTTCTCTGTCATGCGGGCCAGAGCTTTCACTCGTTACCCGGCTACTCACCTCAATTCAGGTTTGCGGACTCGCTGTCCACACTTCTACCGCTAGCTGAACTATGATCTACGAATAGCACTGATCTACGAGCTCACCTTATTCGATCTCTTTTTTTCGTT from Macadamia integrifolia cultivar HAES 741 unplaced genomic scaffold, SCU_Mint_v3 scaffold3269, whole genome shotgun sequence includes the following:
- the LOC122067952 gene encoding ATP synthase subunit a, whose product is MNIGNLYFSFTNPSLSMLLTLSLVLLLVHFVTKNGGGNSVPNAWQSLVELIHDFVPNPVNEQIGGLSGNVKQKFSPRISVTFTFSLFRNPQGMIPYSFTVTSHFLITLGLSFPIFIGITIVGFQRNGLHFLSFSLPAGVPLPLAPFLVLLELIPHCFRALSSGIRLFANMMAGHSSVKILSGSAWTMLCMNDILYFIGDPGPLFIVLALTGPELGVAISQAHVSTISICIYLNDATNLHQSG